The following DNA comes from Sparus aurata chromosome 3, fSpaAur1.1, whole genome shotgun sequence.
ttttcaatgtaattttcaatctatgaaatcaaactgtgccttttttttgccaagcttctctcaagatttactctttcaaaaaatcaaccatctacagaacttttcagtacgctatttttctacttcttcttctcatcatcattatcattaattattatttttattaataataataatgtttaaagtgaacctcttatcgtttaacataataatacatcatacaaacagcaacttttgcagccttgtcagtctgatggcgagttatcacctttctgtcatcaccaACATGCTGTTAGTAATCAaaaagctctgaggctttacatgttctatatgttataatacaagatttcagcattgagctacaatcaggctacattcatgattttgtacagtcaaactaaccaaaaacttcttaCTGATCATCATTATgaagtttcagggcgttcctgtaaccatggtaactcacggtgcccgaggggagggagagacgctgaatgaagccgtttacacagacacactgcagacaaagtccagactatagttgttatttcacacatgtagcacacaacaggagactctccttgtcagacgagttctcacgtgttgactaaactcaaaacaaattgataacgtagcagcgcgacgagtccttgctagctaagcagctaaacgttagcgccgctccgtgtttagatcccaccctgtgtgggtcactacactgtcattggtaaGGCAGCACACGCTGTTAATGATATCATTGGTTGTAGAGTgttacaatctgtcaataatatcagccaacacttgctctcctccgatctacatcgatctcataagccgcctctgtgaagtttgaatgacggcaATCCACcgtagcgacggagaactttaatccatgcataCTTTACGTCCTCCCTCTTGTACCCAAACCACCGCCAGACGATGgatcctgtgttgttttttcttgggaattaattctccctccatttttcatagcacctgctgctgccacaacctctgctgctacatgctgccGGGCATATGACGTTGCACGCACGACAGAATGTGATGTACGTAActaggtgtgtttgttttatctctctgtgcAGAGcgaagagagaaagtgagaaaaacctATAGTTCAGTGCCCGCGACTAAAAGCAATTGCTTAACAATTGAACGTATACTTGAGTATTCACGATATAGTCATTTTCTACATCCCACAGAGAACAAGCCGCGATACATCAAGTATattcgatatatcgcccagccctaattgtGTGTATTACCTTTTAGGCAAGAATTGAATGTAACTGAAGCACTTCAAAGCTAGTCTTCTTGTTGTTGGTGCTTTGCATCCAATGCACTTACATGCAGTCCAGGTAGTCACTGGTACTGCTATGCACTTTGGTCCTGGATGCTTGTCTTGGTGATACCGAAGTTActgtgatgaatattttaatataaCAAATATTATGTTAGTTATTCACATCGATTTATATATCATGCTTTGATTATATTGTACAATATTGGAATTATTGTCATTAAGATACTGCTATGTATTTAATGCAGCCTGTGTTATTTGGTTGTAGTATTTTTtgaatatgtgtgtgcacaCCAAATATTTAATCGGACCTGTTTTCCATACAGGCCAGGTTGATGGCGAGCTAAGAGTTAGCCTGGGCACCAAGCATGAAGACTCACTCACTAATGGCCcctacacacactcaccttccAACACTTGgactttttttccttccccacTGGACGCTCATCCGTTGGGCTGTTGTATTGCGGTTGCGCCTCGCCATTACAGGCGATGCTTGAACTCTAGTTCTTTGGCAttcgggcctggttagtacttggatgggagaccgcctgggaataccaggtgcttATGGATCATATGTGCGCTGCAAGTCCTCTGATGTCCACTGACTAAATTAATTGTATATACTGAGGTTTTCTACGAATGGCCATTTGTATTCGCATTTCATATCCTTATTGTTATTCTATTCATTGCTGTCAATGTTTAATGTTGTCTGTTTTACTATCATAATATATGGTGTCACTAAAACCTAACTGCGTTCCGTGTCTCACTCTCTGCTCCTAGAGCCAAACCTAGTCTTCTGAGCCTAGCCCAGATAATAATGTTGTAGCTATCTGTTAGTACCTAAACTGTGCTTTAATAGGGTAGCGTACATGCTacagctagctaataatgataatattgataacattactgtgggttcaataacaggtttacctctccacggtcctctcagccggagataaaccagagccgcttctactcttcctccacaagcaggaggattaaaaaggaaatcaggaattcctgaagctcaaacagatctgacagtcaaactttactcttcttgtcacttctGCGTACCTtacctcaccagaaatagtgaggtgcggggcggggcgggaacatctggtgacgcaaccaggaaatgctgcgaagggtagaccgtccaatttcacaacaggctgacgctgcctgcaggtctctctgaaggaccctgcctttgctggcggcgaaggactatatgtaagggataatgcccgatgaggtgtccataaacagaagttaatggacgacgcggaggccattaactcctgtttatggacacttcgaagggcattatcccgcttataccatggtcacatgccaaagaaaagaaattcggaccattaatttacattttcatgcgatttacaatcaaaatataaagtttttcacaagccataacttagtttccctggtaacgcctgagggtttgactaatacctggaacaatcattactctcccgtaagattcttatgcaacggaagcgttgttcactcctccagtaaataggtaggatcatagatacgacttggcaacgggagatattctagtccgctcagatATAAGCCAggaagctaacgctatgctagcaagattcaaagtcaataacattgcatacggttgacaaacagtaaatataatttgacagtatgctagctaacacgattagctaactaaccagtcatgtcattgtccccaaatcaatagcaagatgttcacgaacaaatgaccggccgtgtgtaacgttactgtggccgcagcctgaagtagagagttgaacagcgtaTTCGCGtagcagtaagtttagaggggaagtgaactttctgtagcttgtgtgttacagtcgccaccctgtggtgttcagaggataagacactgaaggactgacagtcagactgcactcagtgctggaaataaaatattaagatttgatacaccagctagcgcattaatttacagcagtgaacagtcaatttgactggaactacttagtaggtgtccatatatcaggggttaatggacaccctgcagccaatcagaatcgaccatcccccagaccatggtataaatacatatatatgtgtgtgtgtttaaaaatgttttcttcctttccaATGTTGATTTTCAAATGTAGCTAAAAGGCTTTGATGTTGTAGAATGTTGCTAACTGATCCGtgccatgatgacatcatcgtgACATCAAAGGTGCAGCAACATTCTGAAACATCAGAGCTGTTTGTGGCTTTGATCAGAagtttacagcagctttacatttcagttacatttcattgtgaagGAACGTCTTCACTGAGCAACATAACAAAGACAGATATAGAAGATATGGACAGGAAGAGCAACAGCCGAGCGAGCACCAGCCAGGGTCCAACCAGacggaggaagaagaagaagaagccctCAGAACAATTTAGTGACTCTCACCAAGGAAGTGATAACCAGAGAATGGATTCAGAATTCAAGGAGTTATCTAACATAAGGCTAGTGTCTCTGAGAAGCAACCTAGAGGTGCTGATGGAGTCCTTCTACGATATGGACGGGCTGGAGGAGCAGCTAGATGAGCCCTGTGAGGACATCCTGGATAACAACAAGTGTCTGAACAATGACGAGGAAATAACTGCGTGGGAGTCAGAGGAGAACATCGTGCTGGAAGAGTCAGAAGAAGACAACTATTTCTGTGAGAGTCCAGAAGAActagaggaggaagaagatgacGTGTCTGTGGAGGCCACACGAACAAAGTTTATCAGTCAACGAGAGAAACGCAGGCGTGCTGCTGCAGAGTGTCGACTGAAGTCATCAGGACAGAAATCACTGTGGAAAAGACTCACTCGCTGGTTCAGGAAGAAAATGAAGTGAAGATGTTCTCTGGGTTTCAGTGCGGGTGTTCGCCGGGTGCTCTGGTTCAACCACAAGCATTCATCAGCTTAAAATATTAGGAACAATCTACAGAATTAAACCCACTTGATAATAAAGTCAAGTCAAGTGGAGGCAGTTTGACACGCAGCCGTCAGTGATGccatctaaaataaaaacattaactcTCTTTTGGGTCACTTTTGCCGGTCCCAAGCCCGGATAAAGGAGGAGGGTTGGAATTGtgacatttaaacaaacaagaatCAACGGAAGAAAAGTTCATTTGTAGTTCTAAACATATTCGGGGTGTTTTTTTACTCTCTCCTGTTTGAGATCTTTGGGAGTTTTTCCTCGTCCTCTCAGAGAGCTCAGGCCGGGCCATTAAGCTCCaaatgaatgaaagaataaTAAACATTACAACATCAGAATAAATAAGCCATTAActgttaaataatttaaaacaatTACTTGTCTGAGTGAAGTCTCTCACACAGATAGCACAGAGAGTTTCTGTCATAAATTATTGAAACGCACAATTCTTACCCTGtgacaaaatattaacaaatgGGGTTCTGCTGTCttatttgtgttggttttgGGGTTCTTTACATGAGAAGTGTAAGAAACCACCGCTGTATATAGGTCATGGATGATGGAGACAGATAACATTTCAATTATTCAGAAGATTGAAGGTTTGGATGAAGTTTCTCACTCATAACATTCAAGTGTTGTGAATGAGAAGTGACATTTAACCAGAATTTTGGGAGAAAAACACCGTCATCATCAATTCTCAAGAGTTAATTAAGAGAGACAGACGATTTATATGAAGTAATGAGGCGTCTTTATCTGCCTTATTATTACATCTGTGCCGCCATCTTGTGGCTCATGAACGGCTCTACACACATTCCCATAATACGCACACCTGACTGTGGTTTTGAATACAGTCATATAATTATTTATCAAACGATTAATCTTGTTTTCTGTACCTGGCTCTCTGTGTATGCCAGAAATCCCTTCATGGCCTAATTAACCTTGTAACACATTAACACGCCTCTAAATTACTTTGCGGGGAAGTACAGCAGACGTTCACTCTGCAAGTTAAGGCCCCGTTTACACCAAGGGAGGACGCAGATATTTCCCTGCAGtttggcctctcatttacatgaaaatcttgtttttaatcacagaAAAGGATTATTTCTAAAGGAAGAAAAGCGAATTACAGAGTAATCATATATTTCAATTTAGAAGATATAGAGAAAATATACCTGTCACTATACAtatcttggttttgtttttgatgaagATATGAAGTTTTCAGAGGGAAGGAAAATACTAGCAGAGTCTGCTGGAAGAGCATTAGGTTCTGTGTTGAGTAAAATGAAATTATGTACAGATCTTGGTTTTTCTACATTTACACAACTTTGTAAATCTTTGGTTGACTCGGTTTTGTTTTATGCTGCAGGGGTTTGGGGCTTTGAAGGGGTTTTTGATTGTAATTCTGTTCAGAATCGTGCTTTGAGGTGTTTTCTTGGTGTGCATAAATATGCAGCAAAAGTAGCTGTTGAAGGGGAGGCAGGATGGGATCCATGTATTGTAAAACAAAGATGTGAAATGGTGCGATTGTGGAACCGTCTTGTCAGTCTGCCAGAGGAAAGGCTAACTAGGAAAATGTTTAATTGGGACAGAGTAAAGCATCACCCCTGGTCTAGAGAGGTTTCAATTATATTGTCTGCCTCTGACTTACATATaatgtttcaaaataatttgcaatgtaatataaatgtcatCAGACAAAGATTACTCAGGAAATATGAAGATCAATGGAAACAGGATATATGGAAGAAGCCAAAGCTTGTGAATTTTGTGATCTCTAGGTTGTGGAAGAtgaatttcattttgtattttattgtcctTTATATTGTGATTTACGGAACTCTTTATTGGAATCAATCCAGTTTAAAAATCCTGATATATTTTGGAAATTTGATGGGGAGATTCTGTGCtggttgtttgaaaatgatgtttttgcttTGGCAAAATGTATAGAAAAGGCCTGGTATCTGCGGCAAAGTATTTTGTATCCTATATGACAATCCATTTCTATTTGTATCCATATCTTTAATGGTTTAGTTATGTTATGATGTGCTCTGTATTATGTCACGTGGCTATTGTGGATGTAATtgtgaaattattatttgatgAATATGATTAGTGTCTAATAAGCCCATGAGGGCTGGGCACCAACCATGGTGTTTGGCACTTAAataaaccaatcaatcaatcaatcaatctaaaAACTCCGGCCAAAGTGGAGATTTCCGATAACGCAGGTTATGTGTTGCCGTGTCAACTGGGAGAAACTGGGTTTTAGGTTCTCAAACGTCACATTATGAGCCAGAAAAATGCTGAACGTGATGTGAGCGCTCTATGTTTACAGTATGTTTACAATAAGCATTTCGAAATCAGAATAAATAAAGCTGATCTCAATGTCACTCGTCTGCGCAGGACAGTTAAATACAGCTTCAGGATTCAGGCTGATAAATAAagaacattgttttgttgtgtcttgttgttgttgtgttgtgttgtattgtgttttaagaGTGTGAAAccgttttattgttgttgtttgaaaggCTGCTTGTGtgaggagttgttttttttattgtatgtgcttgtctgtgttagatttatgttatttattcctgcccagggactacagatgaaatttagctaatagctaaaaaaaataaataaacacctCGATGACAGTTTCATCTGAGCTCATTCAAACTAAAAAACATGCCTTCTGTCCAGAGAAATAGGCACACAGTCATATTGTCGTTTTCCACAAACTGAGGACTTTATTAAGTGCAAAGGAGGCACTGTGCATGTGTAGTGCATCACGACCattcagaacagaacagatgtgACTTCATCATATAAAAAGGtattttatcatcattattatttgtgtttttctgtcagctAGTGTTTGTTGTAGAAGAGTTTGCTCCCGGGGGCGTACGGCACGGCATCCAGTTCAAACGGTGACGGAAAAGAGGGAATCATGGGAAGGAACGAGGAAACCGTGGCAGGACTTTTTACTCCTTGCTGAACATGTGCAGGACCAGGTCGCACACACGGTTGCTGTAGCCGAACTCGTTGTCgtacctgcagacacacagcgaGCAGAGAGAGCGGGGATGATGTCATATTCGTGAGAAGAGGTCCGGTTCTCTAGTCATCAGTCACATGAAGTAACTTTTATATATAATACTTGTCAAACCACAGTTCAGATCAGTGTCCTCAGTTTGAACAACTCACCATGAAACCAGCTTGACAAAGTGCTCGTTGAGTGCGATGCCAGCGCCGGCGTCAAAGATGGAGGAGTGAGGGTCGCTGTTGAAGTCTGTGGACACGACCTGAGCAGAAAGAGGCGACGCAGCTGTTTAATACACGCACAGTAGAAACAGAGCTGCTCAACTGATCTGTAAGAAGCTGGATTCATGCTGCTGTGGGCTTTTTTTTATAGGTTTATTTAAtgcaaaaagttaaaatatctGCAGGTGAAAAGACATCTGACATCTGTTATATTATTATAGATGTGCTGCCATCTTGTGGCTCATGAACACACCTGACTGTGGCTCTGAAGACaggtatatatctatatattaaaCAGTTGATCTTGTTTTCTGTACCTGGTCCTCTGTGTATGCCAGGAATCCCTTCATGGGTCCCTCAGCAGCGGCCTTGACGACCTTCTTGATGTCGTCGTACTTTGCCTGCAGACAAAGACAAGACATCATAATTAAACTAAGCGGTAGTTTTCAACAGTGCAGCTGGATTTTAACTACTAAAAACATGTGAGCgcagcagcatctcagtttAAAAAACAGAGCTGAGGGATGTGGATGACAAATCTGTTGAAATTCAACTCGGGCTGTAAAACTTTCTTCCCTTTTGACCTtcatcaactttatttatagaccTTAATGTAACAGACACATTGGTGCCTGTTACGTGTGAACGATAACAAATCTTcagaatatatattataaaggTCAGGAGAGACTTACAGGCTTCTCCAGACGGACGGTCAGATCCACCACAGAGACGTTGGGGGTGGGGACACGGAAAGCCATACCGGTCAGTTTGCTGTAAGAACAAGACAGTCAAGAGTCAGacgcaaaataaaaacatcttaacAGGTTTCAATCCTGTTAACAGCTCGAAACGGATCCCCACAAGCAAATCATGTGAGGTAAAACCAGGTGATGGTTGATCGTACCCGTTCAGCTCGGGGACGACCTTGCCCACGGCCTTGGCGGCTCCGGTGGAGGCGGGGATGATGTTCTGGGAGGCTCCACGTCCGTCCCTCCACAGCTTACCAGAGGGACCATCAACGGTCTTCTGTGTGGCGGTGACGGCGTGGACTGTGCTCTGGAGGAGCGAGAAGAAGGTTGAGTTAAAAGACAGATTCATGCTTCATGCCATGAACGAAACTGTTACGATGACATCTTGTCTGTTAGGAAATAATGTGCTGATGATCAGTCAAAAGGAGCTGATCTGAGAATATAACTTGTATTTAGCAATCGTTCAATTTCGGTCTATTCAACGTGAGAATCAATAAAAAATAGTTGACACGAGAGTAAAGTTTCTTTCCTTCCGTTGGACTGAAACAGGTTGCACATAAAGTGTGAGTTGTTTACCATGAGACCCTCAACGATGCCGAAGTTGTCGTTGATGACCTTGGCGAGGGGAGCCAGGCAGTTGGTTGTGCATGAAGCGTTGCTGTGGAGACGAGACAGCGAGAACATGTCACACATACAAACCGTCCACAGTTACTGACATCAGACGTGCACAGACACTCAGTGTATTTTAAGAGATGATCTTGGGTTTGACAttcgtgtttttttcttttggcagGGCACTGAAACAGCCTCCAGATGTTCACATCTGTCCTCGCCAGGTTTGAAAAACACTTCACAGGAAGCAGGACGAGCAGGTGACGTCACCACGGATCAACTAACACGCGTCACAACCTTAAAGGTCGTTATCATCAACCACACCTGAGAGTGAACTTTTTAAAACTCACCTGACGACCTTCATGGAGTTGTCGTATTTCTCGTGGTTGACGCCCATGACGAACATGGGAGCGTCGGCGCTGGGGGCAGAGATCACCACCCTCTTAGCTCCGCCCTTCAGGTGAGCCTGCGGGGACAAACAGGACGGTAAAGGTCGTATTCACTGTACTGCATAAAACAATATCTATATATCAATATTGATTTCCTCCTCTATATTTTTTGCTGAATCTTCTTGTCATCATG
Coding sequences within:
- the LOC115578522 gene encoding glyceraldehyde-3-phosphate dehydrogenase-like; the protein is MVKIGINGFGRIGRLVTRAAASGGKVEVVAINDPFIDLDYMVYMFKYDSTHGVWKHGEVKAEGGKLVIGNMHITVYHERDPTNIKWGDAGADYVVESTGVFTTIEKASAHLKGGAKRVVISAPSADAPMFVMGVNHEKYDNSMKVVSNASCTTNCLAPLAKVINDNFGIVEGLMSTVHAVTATQKTVDGPSGKLWRDGRGASQNIIPASTGAAKAVGKVVPELNGKLTGMAFRVPTPNVSVVDLTVRLEKPAKYDDIKKVVKAAAEGPMKGFLAYTEDQVVSTDFNSDPHSSIFDAGAGIALNEHFVKLVSWYDNEFGYSNRVCDLVLHMFSKE